In Persicimonas caeni, a single window of DNA contains:
- a CDS encoding dynamin family protein, translated as MTDDKSQNETPEEELETPEEPEATEEPEATEESEASEEPTVAQEPAAGTVLPVKKGHVEDLLVELAEISEESGLKSLSAEVREDRIPALQQGRMSVVVLGEFNHGKSTVVNALLGEEILPTGITPTTAVITHLVHGDEPKAEIQAPRGGERKGVPYEEMGAAIRHEEEEGTEPEYVEIQYPNELLEDSLVLVDTPGVNDISRQKVEITYGYVPKADVILYVLDATQVLKKSEITFIKDRLLKANRDRIIFVLGKTDALSDEDVQEVETYARERLADLIGPVELFAFSGREALRAQKEGKEPPAEFNQFREYLLGFLRENKAYILVDSALGEGLRIAGLLEQNLAIKKQGYLLEKEDLEQRIERVENKLEQSRQLIAQNIDHIDESIGGIAATARHNLRSFVEEFKTTLPQQIERAEARDVKLYLSAWIQDSFKDWLEDEGEKIANSLEELAEEVIQITNESMRETVGVLRDELGLKDKLDLDVDTIAYDVSVFALGTIGLSAFFLGAALVGGLLTLTAPVLAMFFKGKVDEKVKERAREEGIRVIDELGSRIEEELLSVIYNYGERLEAFVEHAGDRLYSQIQEVLGQVQREMETKRDRKELAAEVDERLQATRRVGKIIRSTREKLRNS; from the coding sequence ATGACCGACGACAAAAGCCAAAACGAAACGCCCGAAGAAGAACTGGAAACTCCCGAAGAGCCAGAAGCCACCGAGGAGCCGGAAGCCACCGAAGAATCCGAAGCTTCCGAAGAGCCGACGGTCGCCCAAGAACCCGCCGCCGGCACGGTGCTGCCGGTCAAGAAGGGCCACGTCGAAGACCTGCTCGTCGAGCTCGCCGAGATCTCCGAGGAGAGTGGGCTGAAGTCGCTCTCCGCCGAGGTGCGTGAGGATCGGATTCCGGCGCTCCAGCAGGGGCGCATGTCGGTGGTGGTGTTGGGCGAGTTCAACCACGGCAAGTCGACGGTGGTCAACGCGCTGTTGGGCGAGGAGATCTTGCCCACCGGCATCACGCCGACCACCGCGGTCATCACCCACCTCGTCCACGGCGACGAGCCCAAGGCCGAGATCCAGGCGCCGCGCGGCGGCGAGCGCAAGGGCGTGCCCTACGAGGAGATGGGCGCGGCGATTCGCCACGAGGAAGAGGAGGGCACCGAGCCCGAGTACGTCGAGATCCAGTATCCCAACGAGCTGCTCGAGGACTCGCTGGTGCTCGTCGACACCCCCGGCGTCAACGATATCTCGCGCCAGAAGGTCGAGATTACCTACGGGTACGTGCCCAAGGCCGACGTCATTCTGTACGTGCTCGACGCCACCCAGGTGCTCAAAAAGAGCGAGATCACGTTCATCAAAGACCGGCTGCTCAAGGCCAACCGCGACCGGATCATCTTCGTGCTCGGCAAGACCGACGCGCTCAGCGACGAGGACGTCCAAGAGGTCGAGACCTACGCTCGCGAGCGCCTCGCCGACTTGATCGGACCGGTCGAGTTGTTCGCGTTCTCGGGGCGTGAGGCGCTGCGTGCCCAAAAAGAGGGCAAAGAGCCGCCCGCCGAGTTCAACCAGTTTCGCGAGTACCTGCTCGGCTTTTTGCGCGAGAATAAGGCGTATATCCTCGTCGACAGCGCGCTGGGCGAAGGCCTTCGCATTGCCGGGCTTCTCGAGCAGAACCTGGCCATCAAAAAGCAGGGCTACCTGCTCGAAAAAGAGGACCTCGAGCAGCGCATCGAGCGCGTCGAGAACAAGCTCGAGCAGTCGCGCCAGCTCATCGCCCAGAATATCGACCACATCGACGAGAGCATCGGCGGGATCGCGGCGACCGCGCGCCACAACCTTCGCTCGTTCGTCGAGGAGTTCAAGACCACGCTGCCCCAGCAGATCGAGCGCGCCGAGGCGCGTGACGTCAAGCTGTACCTGTCGGCTTGGATTCAAGACTCCTTCAAGGACTGGCTCGAGGACGAGGGCGAGAAGATCGCCAACAGCCTCGAGGAGCTCGCCGAAGAGGTCATCCAGATCACCAACGAGTCGATGCGCGAGACGGTCGGCGTGCTACGCGACGAGCTCGGCCTCAAGGACAAGCTCGACCTCGACGTCGACACCATCGCTTACGACGTCAGCGTCTTCGCGCTGGGCACCATCGGGCTGTCGGCGTTCTTCCTGGGCGCCGCGCTCGTGGGCGGCTTGCTCACCTTGACCGCGCCGGTCCTGGCCATGTTCTTCAAGGGCAAGGTCGACGAGAAGGTCAAAGAGCGCGCTCGCGAAGAGGGCATCCGCGTCATCGACGAGCTCGGATCGCGCATCGAAGAAGAGCTGTTGAGCGTCATCTACAACTACGGCGAGCGCCTCGAAGCGTTCGTCGAGCACGCCGGCGACCGCCTCTACAGCCAGATTCAGGAGGTCCTGGGTCAGGTCCAGCGCGAGATGGAGACGAAGCGCGACCGCAAGGAGCTCGCCGCCGAAGTCGACGAGCGGCTCCAAGCGACGCGCCGCGTCGGCAAGATCATTCGCTCGACTCGTGAGAAGCTACGAAACTCCTGA
- a CDS encoding GNAT family N-acetyltransferase encodes MAVEQINDRNELREFLTRDKLANAYLLGNLDPAFFPFCSWYGARSESGELGSLLLIYQGLSLPVAFMVGTKPNFQEFLVDAKDHLPERFHFHVLEHHIDTVRHVFDCSDTMRMHRMGLEKENYQPLESTDDVERLGHRDTAAIMALYEHYPDNFFEPSQLETGLYFGIRDGNGGLSSIAGVHVVSEEYDVAVIGNLVTHPSARGQGLATQCTGRLLDELFERVSLVALNVQDDNDPAIKMYANFGFQDNNVFWEGRCSSVST; translated from the coding sequence ATGGCCGTCGAGCAGATCAACGATCGCAACGAACTCAGAGAGTTTCTCACTCGGGATAAACTCGCCAACGCCTACCTCCTCGGAAACCTCGACCCTGCCTTTTTCCCCTTCTGTAGCTGGTACGGCGCCCGCAGCGAATCGGGCGAGTTGGGCAGCCTGTTGCTGATCTATCAGGGCCTGAGCCTGCCGGTCGCCTTCATGGTGGGCACGAAGCCCAATTTCCAAGAGTTTCTCGTCGACGCCAAAGACCATCTTCCCGAGCGCTTTCACTTCCACGTGCTCGAGCACCACATCGACACGGTGCGCCACGTCTTCGACTGCTCGGACACCATGCGCATGCATCGCATGGGGCTCGAGAAGGAAAACTATCAGCCGCTCGAATCGACCGACGACGTCGAGCGTCTGGGACACCGCGACACCGCCGCCATCATGGCGTTGTACGAGCACTACCCGGACAACTTCTTCGAGCCCTCCCAGCTCGAAACCGGGCTGTATTTCGGCATCCGCGACGGCAACGGCGGGCTCTCCTCCATCGCCGGGGTGCACGTGGTCAGCGAAGAGTACGACGTGGCCGTCATCGGCAACCTGGTCACCCACCCCAGCGCCCGCGGCCAAGGCCTGGCCACCCAGTGCACCGGCCGCCTGCTCGACGAATTGTTCGAGCGCGTCTCGCTGGTGGCGTTGAACGTCCAAGACGACAACGACCCGGCGATCAAGATGTACGCAAATTTTGGCTTCCAGGACAACAACGTCTTCTGGGAAGGCCGCTGCTCATCCGTGAGCACCTGA
- a CDS encoding invasin domain 3-containing protein — protein MAAVLGAGASLAGLTGCQQELELDRAYFRCEADDECGADYRCGQHPDYGQVCVPEDGDGNVNNGTVTPLPEGAQLAHASEECDSERKHCAMVLPFQEARELTVQVTDGVGNPFAGAEVSFDLNRESAGAVSLEAQTVTTTADGTASVVLDSGTQAGLATLTATVGDGALPRRVSWAFAVGGEGSGAIFVAPTNGTESPIEQVRVTAVPDPEGSASCEELITTTLPPGVTAERREVDVRVDGSVPPVAFADLDVEVGHLIFVEGFAESGLRNIVGCQEAVAPTDGTGDGPLAVEMREQLPVFSLQDYQASYLWDFGPFAMGLYGEYVRALTRFPEDPSLALFGCIDSDASECAEYPADRGLIDLALRANGNPDVQQALLNHRGDLRELFASHVQQPVLNDGADSAKRVVGDALGTASMRGSVESLVYESFSWRGGTPISENLSGLFRGEFDFDAICDGDSTCAPELNELIGRLHAPFELQVLEGETLAIAGFSPTDKLFFSRYITVVFERVVFPELLADYGQGDTLAKLINEERWDCEAMAASVSEGEVDGSIVSNLCTWVGASLLPSLRSSASSFDEDLLMTLSSTDCTAGQPDYQSSSSWRESDAYPLPRFDALGEPTPCEWTWSVEHSTTGESAKLEGSFAAAIE, from the coding sequence ATGGCGGCTGTACTCGGTGCGGGCGCAAGCCTGGCGGGCCTGACTGGATGTCAGCAAGAGCTGGAGCTCGATCGCGCGTATTTTCGCTGTGAAGCGGACGATGAGTGCGGTGCGGACTACAGATGCGGCCAGCATCCCGATTACGGCCAGGTATGCGTACCCGAGGATGGCGACGGCAATGTGAACAACGGCACGGTGACGCCGCTGCCGGAGGGGGCCCAACTGGCACATGCCTCCGAGGAGTGCGATTCGGAGCGCAAGCACTGTGCGATGGTGCTGCCGTTTCAAGAGGCGCGCGAGCTTACCGTGCAGGTGACCGACGGCGTTGGCAATCCGTTTGCCGGGGCGGAGGTCAGCTTCGATCTGAACCGCGAGTCGGCAGGGGCGGTGAGCCTCGAGGCCCAAACGGTGACGACGACGGCGGACGGAACGGCGAGCGTGGTGCTCGATTCTGGCACACAAGCCGGTTTGGCCACGCTGACCGCGACCGTGGGCGACGGAGCGCTGCCGCGGCGTGTCAGCTGGGCGTTCGCCGTCGGTGGCGAGGGATCCGGGGCCATCTTCGTCGCACCGACGAACGGAACCGAGTCGCCAATCGAGCAGGTACGTGTCACCGCCGTGCCCGATCCGGAGGGCTCGGCCTCGTGTGAGGAGCTTATCACGACCACCCTGCCTCCCGGTGTCACCGCAGAGCGGCGAGAGGTGGATGTGCGTGTCGATGGCAGCGTGCCGCCGGTGGCTTTTGCCGATCTCGACGTCGAAGTCGGACACCTGATCTTCGTCGAAGGCTTTGCCGAGTCAGGGCTGCGCAACATCGTTGGCTGCCAAGAGGCGGTCGCGCCCACCGACGGCACCGGCGATGGCCCGCTCGCTGTGGAGATGCGCGAGCAACTGCCGGTCTTTTCTCTACAAGACTACCAGGCGAGTTATCTGTGGGATTTCGGCCCCTTCGCCATGGGGCTGTACGGTGAGTATGTGCGCGCGCTGACGAGATTCCCCGAAGACCCCTCGTTGGCGCTCTTTGGCTGCATCGATTCGGACGCTTCGGAGTGCGCCGAGTACCCTGCAGACCGCGGTTTGATCGATTTGGCACTCCGCGCGAACGGGAACCCCGACGTCCAGCAGGCGTTGCTCAACCATCGCGGAGATCTTCGTGAGCTCTTCGCCAGCCACGTCCAGCAGCCCGTGTTGAATGATGGTGCCGACAGCGCCAAGCGGGTCGTTGGAGACGCGCTCGGTACAGCCTCCATGCGGGGGAGCGTCGAGAGCCTTGTGTACGAAAGCTTCTCGTGGAGAGGCGGTACACCGATAAGCGAGAATCTCAGCGGTTTGTTTCGAGGCGAGTTCGACTTCGACGCGATTTGCGATGGCGACTCAACTTGCGCTCCAGAGTTGAACGAGCTCATCGGTCGTCTGCACGCTCCGTTCGAACTCCAGGTCTTGGAAGGCGAGACGCTGGCAATCGCTGGTTTTTCACCCACCGACAAGTTGTTCTTTTCTCGCTATATCACCGTTGTCTTCGAACGCGTCGTCTTTCCGGAACTCCTCGCCGATTACGGACAAGGAGACACATTAGCCAAACTGATCAACGAGGAGCGCTGGGACTGCGAAGCGATGGCGGCGTCCGTGTCGGAGGGGGAAGTCGATGGGAGCATTGTTAGCAATTTGTGCACGTGGGTCGGAGCTTCCCTGTTGCCTAGCTTGCGTAGTTCCGCGAGCAGTTTCGATGAAGACCTTCTCATGACGTTGAGTTCGACCGATTGCACGGCGGGCCAACCAGATTATCAATCGAGCTCGTCTTGGCGCGAGAGCGACGCGTATCCGCTGCCGCGTTTCGACGCTCTGGGGGAGCCGACCCCCTGTGAGTGGACATGGTCAGTGGAGCACTCGACGACCGGCGAATCGGCGAAGTTGGAGGGCTCTTTCGCGGCTGCGATCGAGTGA
- a CDS encoding tetratricopeptide repeat protein codes for MFSHRVRIRLLTCLLTGALTAGAPAVVLAQQNTEEATKAAKPSNEQLRLNSEAVGAIKKGDHQKAVKLLEAANALGEFNVTWLNLGRAYQKMGECDKARQAYLNVISAPAVNDPSPRLINAKADQYLSELDEECTVADDSKQKMADAETKGDKGQQVKEPTDLPAESSQAQSSQADSSNAVGWTLTATGLVVAGAGVGAHFWAESIRDDVTGSVEAADGGVVEGMSRQEALSEEARANTLDTVGVSAIAVGAVVTGTGVFLLLSSDDLEAAPTASVTAGGDVSLGFTGRF; via the coding sequence ATGTTCTCCCATCGCGTTCGTATTCGTCTGCTCACTTGCCTGCTTACCGGGGCGCTCACAGCCGGCGCACCTGCTGTGGTACTCGCTCAGCAAAACACGGAAGAAGCGACCAAAGCCGCCAAGCCGTCCAACGAGCAGCTCCGCCTCAACTCGGAGGCGGTCGGCGCCATCAAGAAGGGCGACCATCAGAAGGCAGTCAAGTTGCTCGAAGCAGCCAACGCCTTAGGGGAGTTCAACGTGACGTGGCTCAACCTCGGGCGCGCCTACCAAAAGATGGGTGAGTGCGACAAAGCACGGCAGGCCTATCTCAACGTCATCTCGGCGCCCGCCGTCAATGATCCCTCGCCGCGGCTCATCAACGCCAAGGCCGACCAGTACTTGAGCGAGCTCGACGAGGAGTGCACGGTCGCTGACGATTCCAAGCAGAAAATGGCGGATGCCGAGACGAAAGGTGACAAGGGCCAGCAGGTCAAGGAGCCGACCGATCTGCCCGCCGAGTCGAGTCAGGCCCAGTCGAGTCAGGCCGATTCGAGCAACGCGGTCGGGTGGACCCTCACCGCCACGGGTCTGGTCGTGGCCGGCGCCGGCGTGGGCGCGCATTTCTGGGCCGAGTCGATCCGCGACGACGTCACGGGCTCGGTCGAGGCGGCCGACGGCGGGGTCGTCGAAGGCATGAGCCGCCAAGAGGCGCTCTCCGAAGAGGCGCGCGCGAATACCCTCGACACCGTCGGCGTGTCGGCCATCGCCGTGGGCGCGGTGGTCACCGGCACCGGCGTCTTCTTGTTGTTGAGCTCGGACGACCTCGAGGCGGCCCCGACGGCTTCGGTCACCGCCGGTGGCGACGTCTCGCTCGGCTTCACCGGTCGGTTCTGA
- a CDS encoding DUF5522 domain-containing protein, which yields MSQRPSKRALELHRRACEKGEAGYMDPDTGLFVMTSVYLRGQGECCGSGCRHCPYGKEEQIVAGRPDVPAWPWPAAGDSAGN from the coding sequence ATGAGCCAACGACCTTCAAAACGAGCCCTCGAACTCCACCGCCGAGCCTGCGAGAAAGGCGAGGCCGGCTACATGGACCCTGACACCGGTCTGTTCGTGATGACGTCGGTTTACCTGCGCGGGCAGGGCGAATGCTGCGGCAGCGGCTGCAGGCATTGCCCCTACGGCAAAGAAGAGCAGATCGTGGCCGGTCGTCCCGACGTGCCCGCCTGGCCGTGGCCGGCCGCTGGCGATTCCGCCGGGAACTAA
- a CDS encoding M48 family metallopeptidase — MDFDFLKYVDQKKSPGSNREEKTGFGEYAFSGDIRVLRQLDRAKPVRLVAESAVRFWKSFEKNELLGRGVRISRRQFPSLYETVLECAETLDIPPPTVYVQQNPHLNAGTYGTDEESFIIITSSLIDRFQDAELKFVIGHECGHIQNNHVVYRTAAEFLKSGVINLVKWAVVPATMALNAWSRRGEITCDRAGMLCAESEEAAVNAMLRLALGSKKLFEELDVDEYLNQLDDVQDGVGRFKEYFQSHPYLPKRIQALKLFAQSEYYRNLIGERGGKPLDEVDREIEKLVKVM, encoded by the coding sequence ATGGATTTTGACTTTCTAAAATACGTCGACCAGAAGAAGAGCCCCGGCAGCAACCGCGAGGAGAAGACCGGCTTTGGCGAGTACGCCTTCTCGGGCGATATCCGCGTGCTGCGCCAGCTCGACCGCGCCAAGCCGGTGCGCCTGGTTGCCGAGTCGGCGGTGCGCTTCTGGAAGTCGTTCGAGAAGAACGAGCTTTTAGGGCGTGGCGTGCGCATCAGTCGCCGTCAGTTCCCGTCGCTGTATGAGACGGTGCTCGAGTGCGCCGAGACCCTCGATATCCCCCCGCCCACGGTCTACGTGCAGCAAAACCCGCACCTGAACGCGGGGACCTACGGCACCGACGAGGAGTCGTTCATCATCATCACCTCGTCGCTCATCGACCGGTTTCAGGACGCCGAGCTCAAGTTCGTCATCGGCCACGAGTGCGGCCACATCCAGAACAACCACGTGGTCTATCGCACGGCGGCCGAGTTCCTCAAATCCGGGGTCATCAACCTGGTCAAGTGGGCGGTGGTCCCGGCGACCATGGCGCTCAACGCGTGGAGCCGCCGCGGCGAGATCACCTGCGACCGCGCCGGTATGCTGTGCGCCGAGAGCGAAGAGGCCGCCGTCAACGCCATGCTGCGCCTGGCGCTGGGCAGCAAGAAGCTCTTCGAGGAGCTCGACGTCGACGAATACCTCAACCAGCTCGACGACGTGCAGGACGGGGTCGGCCGGTTCAAAGAGTATTTCCAGTCGCACCCGTACCTTCCCAAGCGCATCCAGGCGCTCAAGCTCTTCGCTCAGAGTGAGTATTATCGCAATCTGATCGGCGAGCGTGGTGGGAAGCCGTTGGACGAGGTGGATCGGGAGATCGAGAAGCTTGTGAAGGTGATGTGA
- the clpP gene encoding ATP-dependent Clp endopeptidase proteolytic subunit ClpP — MGFIPYVVEQTHRGERGWDIFSRLLKDRIIFLGTPVTDDVANSIIAQLLYLESEDPDKEISLYINSPGGSVTAGMAIYDTMQYVNPDISTICMGQAASMGAVLLAAGADGKRFALPNSRILIHQPLLRGGIGGQATDIDIQAREILRLRERLNQVLVDHTGQSMERIEKDTDRDYYMGAVEAKEYGLIDTVIENRPGLGKEEKAGE; from the coding sequence ATGGGTTTCATTCCTTACGTCGTCGAGCAGACGCACCGCGGTGAGCGCGGTTGGGATATCTTCAGCCGGCTGCTCAAAGATCGGATCATCTTCTTGGGCACCCCGGTCACCGATGATGTGGCCAACAGCATCATCGCCCAGCTTCTGTACCTGGAGAGCGAAGATCCGGACAAAGAGATCAGCCTCTACATCAACTCGCCGGGCGGCAGCGTCACCGCGGGCATGGCGATCTACGACACCATGCAGTACGTCAACCCGGACATCTCGACCATCTGCATGGGCCAGGCGGCCTCGATGGGCGCGGTGCTCCTGGCGGCAGGCGCCGACGGCAAGCGCTTCGCGCTGCCCAACTCGCGCATCCTGATCCACCAGCCGCTGCTTCGCGGCGGCATCGGCGGCCAGGCCACCGACATCGACATTCAGGCCCGCGAGATCTTGCGCCTGCGCGAGCGTCTCAACCAGGTCCTGGTCGACCACACCGGCCAGTCGATGGAGCGCATCGAGAAGGACACCGACCGCGACTACTACATGGGCGCCGTCGAAGCCAAAGAGTACGGCCTCATCGACACGGTCATCGAAAACCGCCCTGGCCTCGGCAAAGAAGAGAAAGCTGGGGAGTAA
- a CDS encoding ATP-dependent helicase, whose product MNLLEHLNPPQKQAVEHKDGPLLILAGAGSGKTRVITYRIGWLILEAGVYPEQILAVTFTNKAAGEMRERVDDILSAHGAGDDAEAVTISTFHSFCARLLRRHADRLGLDWNFNIYDGDDQLKLVKQVMELEGRPKDRSESRRLRGYINRMKNQGYTPELAHENAFNAVDEEDATFYETYQEKLREANCADFGDLILGVLEIFRDDPRLADSYSRHWRYLMVDEFQDTNPAQYELLKHLTRCHDNLAVVGDDDQAIYRWRGATVANILGFEKDYEDAQVIKLEQNYRSTSVILEAANDVIKHNPTRRDKKLWTEREGGDKISLFTGGDDREEATFVARRIHEMAKAGADWGDFAVFYRTNAQSRQFEEQLQNWGVPYQVVGGISFYERSEIKDVLAYLKVALNPDNEVDFLRIINTPSRRIGKVTIEKLQRAARVPGIGTLYRAVRYAAGHLEPSAVGDAPIEPEPFDVADEEALADVDSLRGRTNSGVEDLCELLFSLRDQIAADEGLAHVSEFLLDQINYHSYLESDDAERVDDRWRNVRELLGAMEEFEQDFEAREFGPTEDADAPEGTDMVAESRLAKLLGAFLDRSALVHSTDQMDEKGAVTLMTVHGAKGLEFDTVFLAGMEDEIFPSVRDQFDAEEIHEERRLAYVAITRARHKLYICNARRRRIYGKTRNTDPSRFLLDIDPERIEIDPQSTSKRIRYSSRRTSNRGGYDAFRQATEQAYFGSGVDQDAWEFDQSPPMYKNQVSKAVKKTLAEAEDGDFDTSFSQVNPWDDEFAQEDAWSSEPDAPPAGASPGKDGLTGCTISHSRFGIGEVVNVSGSGDKAVLTINFPGKGEKTIIRKFVKVLG is encoded by the coding sequence ATGAACCTCCTGGAACACCTCAACCCGCCCCAAAAACAGGCGGTCGAGCACAAAGACGGCCCGCTGCTGATCCTCGCCGGCGCGGGCAGCGGCAAGACACGCGTGATCACCTACCGTATCGGATGGCTGATCTTGGAGGCAGGAGTCTACCCCGAGCAGATCTTGGCGGTGACCTTCACCAACAAGGCCGCCGGCGAGATGCGCGAGCGCGTCGACGATATCCTGAGCGCACACGGCGCCGGCGACGACGCCGAGGCGGTGACCATCTCGACGTTCCACTCGTTTTGCGCCCGCTTGCTGCGCCGGCACGCCGACAGGCTCGGGCTCGACTGGAACTTCAACATCTACGACGGCGACGACCAGCTCAAGTTGGTCAAGCAGGTCATGGAGCTCGAGGGGCGCCCCAAAGACCGCAGCGAGTCCAGGAGGCTGCGCGGGTATATCAACCGGATGAAGAACCAGGGCTACACGCCCGAGTTGGCCCACGAGAACGCGTTCAACGCAGTGGACGAGGAGGACGCGACCTTCTACGAGACCTATCAGGAGAAGCTTCGCGAGGCGAATTGTGCCGACTTCGGCGACCTGATCTTGGGCGTGCTCGAGATCTTTCGCGACGACCCGCGCCTGGCCGACAGCTACAGCCGCCACTGGCGCTACCTGATGGTCGACGAGTTCCAGGACACCAACCCGGCCCAATACGAGCTTTTGAAGCACTTGACGCGCTGCCACGACAACCTGGCAGTCGTCGGTGACGACGACCAGGCCATCTACCGCTGGCGAGGGGCGACGGTGGCCAATATTCTGGGGTTCGAGAAGGATTACGAAGACGCCCAGGTCATCAAGCTCGAGCAGAACTACCGCTCGACGAGCGTGATCTTGGAGGCGGCCAACGACGTCATCAAGCACAACCCGACCCGGCGCGACAAGAAGCTGTGGACCGAGCGCGAGGGCGGCGACAAGATCTCGCTCTTTACCGGCGGCGACGACCGGGAGGAGGCGACTTTTGTGGCCCGGCGCATCCACGAGATGGCCAAGGCCGGCGCCGACTGGGGTGACTTCGCCGTCTTCTACCGCACCAACGCCCAGAGCCGTCAGTTCGAGGAGCAGCTGCAAAACTGGGGCGTGCCGTATCAGGTCGTGGGCGGCATCAGCTTCTACGAGCGCTCCGAGATCAAGGACGTGCTCGCCTACCTGAAGGTCGCGCTGAACCCGGACAACGAGGTCGACTTCCTGCGCATCATCAACACGCCGTCGCGGCGCATCGGCAAGGTGACCATCGAGAAGCTGCAGCGCGCCGCGCGCGTACCCGGCATCGGCACGCTGTACCGGGCGGTGCGCTACGCCGCCGGCCACCTCGAGCCGTCGGCGGTGGGCGACGCTCCTATCGAGCCCGAGCCGTTCGACGTCGCCGACGAGGAGGCCTTGGCCGACGTCGACAGCCTGCGCGGGCGGACGAATTCGGGCGTCGAAGATCTGTGTGAGCTCCTGTTCTCGCTTCGCGACCAGATCGCCGCCGACGAAGGACTGGCCCACGTCAGCGAGTTTTTGCTCGATCAGATCAATTACCACTCGTACCTCGAGAGCGACGACGCCGAGCGCGTCGACGATCGATGGAGGAACGTGCGCGAGCTGCTCGGCGCGATGGAAGAGTTCGAGCAAGACTTCGAGGCGCGTGAGTTCGGGCCCACCGAAGACGCTGACGCGCCCGAGGGGACCGACATGGTCGCCGAGTCGCGTTTGGCCAAGCTGCTGGGCGCGTTTCTCGACCGCTCGGCGCTCGTACACAGCACCGACCAGATGGACGAGAAGGGCGCGGTGACCCTGATGACCGTCCACGGCGCCAAGGGCTTGGAATTCGACACGGTCTTTTTGGCGGGCATGGAAGACGAGATCTTCCCGAGCGTGCGCGACCAGTTCGACGCCGAGGAGATCCACGAGGAGCGCCGCCTGGCCTACGTCGCCATCACGCGTGCGCGTCACAAGCTCTACATCTGCAATGCGCGCCGCCGGCGTATCTACGGCAAGACGCGCAACACCGACCCGAGCCGCTTTCTGCTCGACATCGACCCCGAGCGCATCGAGATCGACCCGCAGAGCACGTCGAAACGCATTCGTTACAGCTCACGGCGAACCTCGAATCGAGGCGGCTACGACGCCTTCCGCCAGGCCACCGAGCAAGCCTACTTCGGCAGCGGCGTCGACCAAGACGCCTGGGAGTTCGACCAATCCCCGCCGATGTATAAGAATCAAGTCTCCAAAGCGGTCAAAAAGACGCTCGCGGAGGCCGAAGATGGCGACTTCGACACCTCGTTCTCCCAGGTGAATCCTTGGGACGACGAGTTCGCTCAGGAGGACGCCTGGTCGAGCGAACCCGACGCTCCTCCCGCTGGCGCCTCCCCGGGCAAAGACGGCCTGACCGGCTGCACCATCTCGCACTCACGCTTCGGCATCGGCGAGGTCGTAAACGTGTCTGGCAGCGGCGACAAAGCGGTGCTCACGATCAACTTCCCCGGCAAGGGCGAGAAGACGATCATCCGCAAATTCGTGAAGGTTTTAGGGTAG
- a CDS encoding tetratricopeptide repeat protein, translating into MTDPQQTDLAHADTVDALEMTPDIIVDQLAASAEEYYKRGKLSHARDYLDQLVMMRPKESQYWTLLGVIHRRQKRRAAALHCFKKAAELTPKDRNNLVNLGETLIEVGKVPAGVELMRAVFEEGYDPGKEPEEQDEFTIRAGATLEFVQKGIRSFVASHESSE; encoded by the coding sequence ATGACGGACCCACAACAAACTGACCTCGCACACGCCGACACCGTCGACGCGCTCGAAATGACGCCCGATATCATCGTCGACCAGCTCGCCGCCTCCGCCGAGGAGTATTACAAGCGCGGCAAGCTGAGCCACGCGCGCGACTACCTCGATCAGCTCGTGATGATGCGCCCCAAGGAGTCTCAGTATTGGACGTTGCTCGGCGTCATTCACCGTCGCCAGAAGCGGCGCGCCGCTGCGCTTCACTGCTTCAAAAAGGCCGCCGAGCTCACGCCCAAAGACCGCAACAATCTGGTCAACCTGGGCGAGACGCTCATCGAGGTGGGCAAGGTGCCCGCAGGTGTCGAGCTTATGCGTGCCGTCTTCGAGGAGGGCTACGACCCCGGCAAGGAGCCTGAAGAGCAAGACGAGTTTACGATCCGTGCCGGGGCCACCCTGGAGTTTGTGCAGAAGGGAATCAGGAGTTTCGTAGCTTCTCACGAGTCGAGCGAATGA